A single Catharus ustulatus isolate bCatUst1 chromosome 7, bCatUst1.pri.v2, whole genome shotgun sequence DNA region contains:
- the MARCO gene encoding macrophage receptor MARCO → MVKLSSEEPAAPGMGTELQARSTQCDSEHLAPRRGQDLVLAAWMRRALPSSYRRLLPARSEPRSQRKASTCCVRTALSTYLLLLTAAQGLLMYKVFKMQIEILKLQEQNASYTEGILQSSFAKHLALSRSSAGEGSLMGHEENWRRSLEEEITIIKSNNANLMMRMNNITLVAGPPGRKGDPGVPGLRGPPGTKGDQGAHGPPGEKGSKGTPGPAGPSGVPGVKGEKGQMGLEGPQGQKGDVGKKGDPGPQGPAGPEGVSGLPGVPGSEGSPGKPGPPGPKGEAGAAGQRGPPGSPGLDGRAGQKGEKGEQGPTGSPGAKGIAGLKGERGEQGIAGPPGQMGIKGERGFPGISGPSGQKGAKGDYGQKGQKGEPGLKGARGDTGYTGSKGEKGSKGEKGQGGLSNFVRLVGGDRRGRVEIFHQGTWGTICDDGWTTREASVVCRMLGFNRALSAFTAIAGTGQIWLDDVNCKGSEITITDCSKRDWGAHNCNHAEDAGVECI, encoded by the exons ATGGTCAAGCTCAGCAGCGAggagccagcagccccagggatgggcacagagctgcaggccAGGAGCACACAGTGTGACAGTGAGCACCTTGCACCTCGCAGGGGGCAGGACCTGGTGCTGGCAGCGTGGATGAGgagggctctgcccagctcctaCCGACGGCTCCTGCCTGCGCGCTCGG AGCCTCGGAGCCAGAGGAAGGCGTCCACATGCTGTGTCCGGACAGCGCTCAGCACgtacctgctgctgctgacggccgcccaggggctgctgatgTACAAAG TATTTAAGATGCAGATAGAGATATTGAAACTTCAAGAGCAAAATGCCTCCTATACAGAAGGGATTCTGCAGAGCTCCTTTGCCAAACATCTGGCCTTGTCAAGAAGCTCTGCTGGGGAGGGCTCTCTCATGGGACATGAAGAAAACTGGAGGAGAAGCTTAGAAGAGGAAATCACCATAATTAAAAGCAACAATGCAAACCTGATGATGAGGATGAATAACATCACCCTGGTTGCAG ggCCTCCTGGACGCAAAGGAGATCCTGGTGTACCAG GGTTACGGGGACCACCAGGGACAAAGGGAGACCAAG GTGCACATGGACCCCCGGGTGAGAAGGGGAGCAAAGgaactcctggtcctgctggcccaAGTGGTGTTCCAGgagtgaaaggagaaaaaggacaGATGGGGCTTGAAG GTCCCCAGGGACAGAAGGGTGACGTGGGCAAGAAGGGAGATCCTGGCCCCCAGGGACCTGCAGGTCCTGAGGGAGTGAGCGGATTGCCAGGAGTGCCAGGCTCTGAAG GTAGCCCTGGGAAGCCTGGACCTCCTGGGCCAAAAGGAGAGGCAG GTGCAGCTGGACAGCGTGGACCTCCTGGAAGTCCTGGCCTTGATGGCAGAGCTGGTCAGAAAGGGGAGAAGGGGGAGCAGGGCCCCACAGGTAGCCCAG GAGCAAAAGGCATTGCTGGACTCAAAGGTGAACGGGGAGAACAAGGAATAGCAG GACCTCCAGGGCAAATGGGAATAAAGGGAGAACGGGGCTTTCCAG GCATCTCAGGCCCAAGCGGTCAGAAAGGAGCCAAGGGGGATTATGGCCAGAAGGGTCAGAAAGGAGAGCCAGGACTGAAAGGAGCCAGGGGAGACACTGGATACACTG GTTCcaaaggagagaaagggagcAAAGGTGAAAAAGGACAAG GTGGCCTCAGTAATTTTGTACGACTCGTGGGAGGAGACAGGAGGGGCCGAGTGGAAATCTTCCACCAAGGCACCTGGGGTACGATATGTGACGATGGCTGGACCACCCGCGAGGCCAGCGTGGTCTGCCGCATGCTGGGGTTCAACCGCGCGCTCTCTGCCTTCACAGCCATAGCAG GTACTGGACAAATTTGGCTCGATGACGTTAATTGCAAGGGGAGTGAAATTACAATTACGGACTGTTCCAAGCGCGACTGGGGTGCACACAACTGCAACCATGCCGAGGATGCTGGGGTGGAGTGTATTTGA